In Gammaproteobacteria bacterium, the following proteins share a genomic window:
- a CDS encoding rod shape-determining protein MreD: protein MQQSASSPVTKFNSQAGWVIWSSLTVAFMLTLLPLPVWAAPSHPKWVLLVLIYWAMALPHRVGVGVAWLTGLFLDVFEETLLGQNALSLALAVYIVLKLHQRLRLFPRWQQAVLVLVLTSIHQIIGLWVRAVIGHAPARGDYWLSVLTTTAFWPWVFVVLRDLRRRFLVG from the coding sequence ATGCAACAAAGTGCATCCTCACCGGTAACTAAGTTCAATTCCCAAGCGGGTTGGGTGATCTGGAGTAGTTTAACCGTTGCCTTCATGCTGACCTTGCTACCATTACCAGTGTGGGCGGCGCCGTCTCACCCTAAGTGGGTGTTATTGGTGCTGATCTATTGGGCAATGGCGCTGCCTCATCGAGTTGGGGTTGGTGTGGCCTGGTTGACGGGATTATTTTTGGATGTCTTTGAAGAAACCCTACTTGGTCAGAATGCCTTGAGCCTGGCGCTTGCGGTCTACATTGTTCTCAAGCTCCACCAGCGCTTACGTTTATTTCCCCGCTGGCAACAGGCGGTACTAGTGTTAGTATTGACCTCTATCCACCAGATTATCGGCTTGTGGGTACGGGCCGTTATCGGTCATGCCCCGGCGCGGGGTGATTACTGGCTGTCCGTATTGACCACTACCGCGTTTTGGCCGTGGGTCTTCGTCGTGCTGCGTGATCTACGTCGGCGTTTTCTGGTGGGCTAA